The following proteins are encoded in a genomic region of Methanobacterium sp.:
- the alaS gene encoding alanine--tRNA ligase, producing the protein MITMSVQFKKLGYIKQTCKNCGNDFWSISERETCGDAPCDEYQFIGNPATSQSYDLFSIHDIFIRFFQERGHTPIRRYPVLAKRWRDDVFLVGASIYNFQPWVTSGQVKPPANPLVVAQPSIRLNDVDNVGRTGRHMTCFTMGGHHAFNSENDQIYWDDETVKYCHDFITHLGIDEEEITFIESWWEGGGNSGPCYEVCVRGVELATLVFIQYRTTARGEREEIPLKIVDTGYGLERFAWISQGTPTAYDASFGPVIEELREMAGVELNHTILGENAQVAGMMDIEDIADLKTLRSRVAERLGITLTELKEATEPMEAIYVIADHTRCLAFMLADGVIPSNVKEGYLARLILRRTIRFIKKLGLKESLGTIMNIQLNFLSQTYPEIRNHQEHILHVIELEEKRYHKTIRKGHQMVKKSIKYLKKDKKFEMPLEMLINLYDSQGLPPETVAEIAGKLDFKVKVPDNFYTLVAAKHSEEIVEEKIPVKLDYPETELLFYDDPHKTEFNSRILGFYENHIILDKTLFYPEGGGQPSDIGFLDVAGEKLKVSHAEKLDGIVLHRVNQEKLDKIKHRTGSTIKGNIDWNRRISLARNHTATHLLVAAARMVLGDHIWQAGAQKGVKKSRIDLSHYQRINQEELENIELMANRWVMENIPVTTEWMDRTEAEKKYGFTLYQGGVVPGKSIRVIQIPGVDVQACAGTHCDQTGQIGLIKVNRTERIQDGVERLEFSAGESAVEYMQITDALLNESAAVYKVEANQLPKTSERFFTEWKAFKNEIGRLKAQIANIKTESLIEQTESINSLKFLADEVDADISELVKIVTKLTDDGGIDVVFLGNSEGKIAGAGSPEAIAQGVKINEIVKEAAKIMGGGGGGKPHLAQGAGKEGEKLQEALEFVRESIKDVLAQKSLNGFG; encoded by the coding sequence ATGATTACCATGTCTGTCCAGTTTAAAAAACTTGGTTACATTAAACAAACTTGTAAAAATTGTGGAAATGATTTTTGGTCTATCAGTGAACGAGAAACATGTGGTGATGCACCTTGTGATGAATATCAGTTCATTGGAAATCCAGCCACATCACAAAGTTATGACTTATTTTCCATCCATGACATATTCATCCGGTTTTTCCAAGAGAGAGGACACACCCCCATAAGAAGATACCCTGTTCTGGCAAAAAGATGGAGAGATGATGTTTTTTTAGTGGGAGCATCTATTTACAACTTTCAGCCATGGGTGACCTCAGGGCAGGTTAAACCACCGGCAAATCCATTAGTGGTGGCTCAGCCTTCAATTCGGCTTAATGATGTAGATAATGTAGGACGAACAGGCAGACACATGACTTGTTTCACTATGGGTGGACATCATGCTTTTAATTCCGAAAATGATCAGATTTATTGGGATGATGAAACAGTAAAATATTGTCATGACTTCATAACTCATCTTGGAATTGATGAGGAAGAAATAACCTTTATTGAATCATGGTGGGAAGGAGGAGGCAACAGTGGACCATGTTATGAAGTATGTGTAAGGGGGGTTGAACTGGCCACCTTAGTTTTCATCCAATATCGCACCACAGCCAGAGGTGAAAGGGAAGAAATCCCTTTAAAAATAGTTGACACCGGTTACGGATTGGAACGATTCGCTTGGATATCCCAAGGAACACCCACCGCTTATGATGCTTCTTTTGGTCCTGTTATTGAAGAACTTAGAGAAATGGCCGGAGTAGAACTAAACCATACAATTTTAGGAGAAAACGCCCAAGTAGCGGGTATGATGGATATTGAGGATATAGCTGATTTGAAAACTTTACGTAGTAGAGTGGCAGAAAGACTGGGAATCACTTTAACAGAGTTGAAAGAAGCTACCGAACCTATGGAAGCTATTTATGTAATTGCAGATCATACTCGCTGCTTAGCATTCATGCTGGCTGATGGAGTAATACCATCCAATGTTAAAGAAGGCTACCTTGCACGATTAATTCTCCGCAGAACAATTCGCTTCATAAAAAAATTAGGACTTAAAGAATCCTTGGGAACTATAATGAATATTCAACTCAATTTTCTCTCCCAAACCTACCCAGAAATTCGTAATCATCAAGAACATATTCTCCATGTAATTGAACTAGAAGAAAAACGTTACCATAAAACCATCCGCAAGGGACATCAGATGGTTAAAAAAAGCATTAAATACCTTAAAAAAGACAAAAAATTTGAAATGCCCCTTGAAATGCTTATTAATCTTTATGACTCCCAGGGTTTGCCACCAGAAACAGTTGCAGAAATTGCAGGAAAACTGGATTTCAAGGTCAAAGTTCCAGATAACTTCTATACTCTAGTTGCAGCCAAACATTCTGAAGAAATTGTTGAAGAAAAAATACCAGTAAAATTAGATTACCCCGAAACTGAACTATTATTCTACGATGATCCTCATAAAACAGAATTTAATTCTAGAATACTCGGATTTTATGAAAATCATATAATCTTAGACAAAACTCTTTTCTATCCAGAAGGAGGAGGTCAACCATCAGATATAGGTTTTTTAGACGTTGCAGGGGAAAAATTAAAGGTATCCCATGCTGAAAAACTCGATGGAATTGTTTTACATCGAGTCAACCAGGAAAAACTGGATAAAATTAAACACCGCACTGGTTCAACAATTAAAGGAAATATTGATTGGAATCGTAGAATTTCCCTGGCTCGAAATCATACTGCCACCCATCTTTTAGTCGCAGCCGCCCGGATGGTTCTAGGAGACCATATATGGCAAGCAGGTGCTCAGAAAGGCGTTAAAAAGTCAAGAATAGATTTATCCCATTATCAACGCATTAATCAGGAAGAACTCGAGAACATTGAGCTCATGGCCAACAGATGGGTTATGGAAAATATTCCAGTGACTACAGAATGGATGGATCGTACTGAGGCTGAGAAAAAATATGGATTCACATTATATCAGGGAGGAGTTGTTCCTGGGAAAAGTATCCGTGTGATTCAGATTCCCGGTGTTGATGTGCAAGCTTGCGCTGGAACTCACTGCGATCAAACCGGGCAGATAGGATTAATTAAAGTAAATCGAACAGAAAGGATACAAGATGGAGTAGAACGTCTTGAATTTTCTGCTGGAGAATCTGCAGTAGAATACATGCAAATAACTGATGCTCTCTTAAATGAAAGTGCAGCCGTCTATAAAGTCGAAGCCAATCAACTGCCAAAAACCAGTGAAAGGTTTTTCACTGAATGGAAAGCATTTAAAAATGAAATTGGGCGATTAAAAGCTCAGATCGCCAATATTAAAACCGAATCGCTAATTGAACAAACTGAAAGTATCAATTCACTTAAATTCCTCGCAGATGAAGTGGATGCAGATATAAGTGAACTGGTTAAAATAGTAACCAAACTCACTGATGATGGTGGAATTGACGTGGTTTTTCTTGGAAATAGTGAAGGGAAAATAGCAGGTGCTGGGTCACCTGAAGCTATAGCTCAGGGTGTGAAAATTAACGAAATAGTTAAAGAAGCCGCTAAAATCATGGGTGGAGGCGGAGGTGGCAAACCACATCTGGCACAAGGGGCTGGAAAAGAGGGCGAAAAGCTCCAAGAAGCCCTTGAATTTGTGCGTGAATCTATAAAGGATGTTTTAGCCCAAAAAAGTCTTAATGGGTTCGGTTAA